The Bacillus sp. FJAT-27916 genomic interval GGCAATTTCGTCCATAACATCCATGATGTCATCTACTGTAATAATTCCGACCATATGCAATTGGAAATCGACGACGGGCAATGCCAGGAAATCATAGTCCCTCATCATCCTTGCAACTGTTTCCTGATCATCACTTACTTTTGCATAATGGACTTGCTCATTCATCAATTCAAAGATCCACGTATCATCAGCAGCGACCAATAAATCACGCAAGGATATGACTCCAGTGAGCTTATTCTGGTGGTCAACGACATAAATATAATAGATTAATTCAGCATCCAATGCCTCTTTTCGAAGCATTTGCATAGCGTCCCTGACCGTCTGATTCTCTGAGACACCAATGTACTCCGTTGTCATGATGCTCCCTGCGGTTGAATCCTCATAATGAAGGAGATGGCGAATGGGTTCTGCTCGGTCCTTATCCATCAGCATTAAGTAACTAATAGTCTGCTCCTTTTCTAAATTCTCGAGCAAGTCAACAGCGTCATCCGTATACATATCGGCAATCACAGAAGCAGCATAATTTGGGTCCATATCGCTTAATGCATCCTCTAGCAGCTCTGTCTCATCAAGGAGGTTCCCCATTATTTCCGCCATTTCTTCCGGTGATAGATAATAAGAGACAATAGTCCTCTCTTCTCGGTTTAGCTGCATGTATATTTGGGATTGGTCATATGGGTGGAGGGTTAAATATTGCCCCCTGAATTTGTCATATTTCCCCTCTGCCAGCAATGCCCCATACCCGTCTGTTAAAACCTTATGGTCATCCACTGAATTAGCCTCCTTTCGTGAATACAGTATTGTTCATTTTGATTCATGCTAGTTGAACGATATACTATTTCTATATGATTCATTTACCAAAAAAGGGTTTAGTTGAAACAAGCAATCACTGGGAAGGATATAGAGAAGTGGATGGGAGGGTCAATGATGTATGATTGTATCGGAGATGTGCATGGATGTTTTGACGAATGCATGCAGCTATTGAAAAAGATGGGCTATCTCTTTGAGGATGGAATGCCCTATCATCCAGAAGGGTATCTGCCTGTATTTGTTGGGGACATTACAGACCGCGGCCCTGAATCCGTTAAGATGATTGAATTTGTTTGGGAGCTTGTTATACAGCAAAAAAAAGGCCTGTATGTGCCTGGAAACCATTGCAATAAATTATACCGGTATTTCCTGGGGAATAAAGTACATGCTACCCATGGATTGGAAACTACCGTTGCTGAACTTGAAGCCTTAGATTCGAAAACAAGGAAAAAAGTTAGAAAAAAATTCATCCAGCTATATGAGGAATCACCGTTATATCTCGTCCTTGATAAAGGA includes:
- the mgtE gene encoding magnesium transporter, whose amino-acid sequence is MDDHKVLTDGYGALLAEGKYDKFRGQYLTLHPYDQSQIYMQLNREERTIVSYYLSPEEMAEIMGNLLDETELLEDALSDMDPNYAASVIADMYTDDAVDLLENLEKEQTISYLMLMDKDRAEPIRHLLHYEDSTAGSIMTTEYIGVSENQTVRDAMQMLRKEALDAELIYYIYVVDHQNKLTGVISLRDLLVAADDTWIFELMNEQVHYAKVSDDQETVARMMRDYDFLALPVVDFQLHMVGIITVDDIMDVMDEIASDDYSKLAGVSEMEKLDTNPLSSARKRLPWLIILLFLGLITANLISHFESALSQKAILAVFIPLIAGMAGNTGTQSLAVIVRGIATGEIAEENKWLLLLREAGTGLITGVTCGILVTILVFAWQDDLFLAILVGNSILVSLMVATLAGSLVPLVMNKLKIDPAVASGPFITTINDLISIVIYFGMATIFMSRLG
- the prpE gene encoding bis(5'-nucleosyl)-tetraphosphatase PrpE, which codes for MMYDCIGDVHGCFDECMQLLKKMGYLFEDGMPYHPEGYLPVFVGDITDRGPESVKMIEFVWELVIQQKKGLYVPGNHCNKLYRYFLGNKVHATHGLETTVAELEALDSKTRKKVRKKFIQLYEESPLYLVLDKGNLVIAHAGIKKELIGVKNKKVQTFVLYGDITGRSLPDGRPERLDWALKHTGNPMIVYGHTPVLEPRVKNNTYNIDTGAVFGGKLTGLRYPEKTFYQVNSSLPFVPEKFHVYSE